A region from the Paraburkholderia youngii genome encodes:
- a CDS encoding NAD(P)/FAD-dependent oxidoreductase produces MSPDALIIGAGIVGAACAAELAALGMRVDVLDAQRIGGGATAAGMGHIVVMNDSPAEFALSRYSRELWLELAPQLRARDAFARCGTLWVAADDEEWQAARAMHAAFGSQGVAAQLVDSAGLRACEPALAPSMAGGLRIEHDSIVYAPTTAEWLLTQSPHAANISVRLGAQVMSIHGGGVTLASGECISAAHVVVANGLGAAQLLPSLPMQPKKGHLLITDRYPELIQHQLLELGYIKSAHHATGTSVAFNAQPRPTGQLLIGSSRQFETTDPAVEMPVLAQMLQRAALYLPALPTLSGIRAWTGFRAASLDGLPLIGPAGEFAPEVGSGSTSRIWLAVGHEGLGVTTSLATAKLLAAQIAAHAAPIPFEPYLPVRFAEQVAHD; encoded by the coding sequence ATGAGCCCGGACGCGCTGATCATCGGAGCGGGTATCGTCGGTGCCGCGTGCGCGGCGGAACTGGCCGCGCTCGGCATGCGCGTCGACGTGCTCGACGCGCAGCGCATCGGCGGCGGCGCGACGGCGGCCGGCATGGGCCATATCGTCGTGATGAACGACTCGCCCGCCGAATTCGCACTGAGCCGCTATTCGCGCGAGCTGTGGCTCGAACTCGCGCCGCAGCTGCGCGCGCGTGACGCGTTCGCGCGCTGCGGCACACTGTGGGTCGCAGCCGACGACGAAGAGTGGCAAGCCGCGCGCGCAATGCATGCGGCGTTTGGAAGCCAAGGCGTTGCCGCGCAACTGGTGGACTCGGCCGGGTTGCGCGCCTGCGAACCGGCGCTCGCACCATCGATGGCCGGCGGCTTGCGCATCGAGCACGACAGCATCGTGTATGCGCCGACCACTGCCGAATGGCTGCTCACCCAATCGCCGCACGCGGCGAATATCAGCGTGCGGCTCGGTGCGCAGGTCATGTCGATCCATGGAGGCGGTGTGACGCTGGCGAGCGGCGAGTGCATCAGCGCGGCGCACGTGGTCGTCGCGAACGGCCTCGGCGCGGCGCAATTGCTGCCGTCGCTGCCGATGCAGCCGAAGAAAGGCCATCTGCTCATCACCGACCGCTACCCGGAGCTGATCCAGCATCAACTCCTCGAACTCGGCTATATCAAGAGCGCACATCACGCGACCGGCACGTCGGTCGCGTTCAACGCGCAGCCGCGTCCGACCGGGCAATTGCTGATCGGCTCGTCGCGCCAATTCGAAACGACCGATCCCGCCGTCGAGATGCCCGTGCTCGCGCAGATGCTGCAACGCGCAGCGCTGTATCTGCCGGCGTTGCCGACGCTCAGCGGCATCCGCGCGTGGACGGGGTTTCGTGCGGCGTCGCTGGACGGCCTGCCGCTGATCGGACCGGCCGGCGAGTTTGCGCCCGAAGTTGGCTCTGGTTCCACGTCCCGCATATGGCTTGCGGTCGGTCACGAAGGGCTTGGCGTAACGACCTCGCTCGCGACCGCGAAACTGCTCGCCGCGCAGATCGCGGCCCACGCCGCGCCGATTCCGTTCGAACCTTATCTGCCGGTCCGTTTTGCTGAACAGGTGGCCCATGACTGA
- a CDS encoding MFS transporter codes for MQATNLGGAQAVTPRPLGHSDYKTLGLAALGGALEFYDFIIFVFFAPAIGQLFFPAAMPDWLRQVQTFGIFAAGYLARPLGGIIMAHFGDLFGRKRMFTLSVLLMSVPTLLMGLMPTYASIGVLAPVLLLLFRVMQGAAVGGEVPGAWVFVSEHVPGRHVGYACGTLTAGLTAGILLGSLIASAVNRHFTPAEISEFAWRIPFLIGGVFGMFSVYLRRWLHETPVFAELKQRKAIAAEVPLKAVLRDHGRAVIVSMLLTWMLSAAIVVVILMTPTLLQKQFHIEPATALLANCVATLCLTIGCVMAGSIAGRIGAGRTIFVGGVALAITYYVMFRQLAVDTSLLVPLYALAGLFVGLIGAIPLVMVRGFPPVVRFSGISFSYNVAYAVFGGLTPIAVSLMMKSNPLAAPLYVAAICVLGALTTLFIKDAPQGR; via the coding sequence ATGCAAGCAACAAATCTGGGTGGAGCACAGGCTGTCACCCCACGCCCGCTTGGGCACAGCGATTACAAGACACTCGGTCTCGCCGCGCTCGGCGGAGCGCTCGAGTTCTACGACTTCATCATCTTCGTTTTCTTCGCGCCGGCGATCGGCCAGCTGTTCTTCCCGGCGGCGATGCCGGACTGGCTGCGTCAAGTGCAGACCTTCGGCATTTTCGCGGCCGGTTATCTGGCGCGGCCGCTCGGCGGCATCATCATGGCGCACTTCGGCGACCTGTTCGGCCGCAAGCGCATGTTCACGCTGAGCGTGCTGCTGATGTCGGTGCCGACGCTGCTGATGGGCCTGATGCCTACCTACGCGAGCATCGGCGTGCTCGCGCCGGTGCTGCTGCTGCTGTTCCGCGTGATGCAGGGCGCGGCGGTCGGCGGCGAAGTGCCGGGCGCATGGGTGTTCGTGTCCGAGCATGTGCCCGGGCGGCACGTCGGCTATGCGTGCGGCACGCTGACGGCCGGCCTCACGGCCGGCATTCTGCTCGGCTCGCTGATCGCGTCGGCGGTCAATCGCCATTTCACGCCGGCCGAAATTTCCGAGTTTGCTTGGCGCATTCCGTTCCTCATCGGCGGCGTGTTCGGCATGTTCTCGGTGTATCTGCGCCGCTGGCTGCACGAGACGCCGGTATTCGCCGAGCTGAAGCAGCGCAAGGCGATCGCCGCGGAAGTGCCGCTGAAGGCCGTACTGCGCGATCACGGCCGCGCGGTGATCGTGTCGATGCTGCTCACGTGGATGCTGTCGGCGGCGATCGTCGTCGTGATCCTGATGACGCCGACGCTGCTGCAAAAGCAATTCCACATCGAGCCGGCCACCGCCCTGCTCGCGAACTGTGTCGCGACGCTGTGCCTGACGATCGGCTGCGTGATGGCGGGCTCGATCGCCGGACGGATTGGCGCGGGTCGCACGATTTTCGTCGGCGGCGTTGCGCTTGCAATCACGTACTACGTGATGTTTCGCCAGTTGGCCGTCGACACGTCCCTGCTCGTGCCGCTGTATGCACTGGCCGGGCTGTTCGTCGGCCTGATCGGCGCGATTCCGCTCGTGATGGTCCGCGGATTCCCGCCGGTGGTGCGCTTCTCGGGCATTTCGTTCTCGTACAACGTCGCGTACGCGGTGTTCGGCGGTCTGACGCCGATCGCCGTGTCGCTGATGATGAAGTCGAACCCGCTGGCCGCGCCGCTGTATGTCGCGGCGATCTGCGTGCTGGGCGCGCTGACCACGCTGTTCATCAAGGACGCGCCGCAGGGGCGTTGA
- a CDS encoding 4-hydroxyproline epimerase: protein MGDMKTLNIIDSHTGGEPTRLVVSGGPDLGGGTLAQRLDVFRTRFDDWRAGIVTEPRGSDVVVGALLCEPDDPGCAAGVIFFNNVGYLGMCGHGTIGLVVSLAHMGRIGPGRHRIETPVGAVEAALNQDGAVAVRNVPAYRHRKAVQVDVPGYGVLTGDIGWGGNWFFLVAEHGHELEAANIASLTAFSSTIRDALIAQNITGANGALIDHIELFGPGSRKGLDSRSFVLCPGNAYDRSPCGTGTSAKVACLAADGKLAEGAVWRQESIIGSVFEASYRAAGDGVHVIPTITGHAHVMAEGRLCFDERDPFAWGIRTA, encoded by the coding sequence ATGGGCGACATGAAAACCCTCAACATCATCGACTCGCACACCGGCGGTGAGCCTACCCGCCTCGTGGTGTCGGGTGGCCCGGACCTGGGCGGCGGCACGCTCGCGCAACGGCTCGACGTTTTCCGCACCCGCTTCGACGACTGGCGCGCCGGCATCGTCACCGAACCGCGCGGCTCGGACGTGGTGGTTGGCGCGCTGCTCTGCGAGCCCGACGATCCGGGCTGCGCGGCCGGCGTGATCTTCTTCAACAACGTCGGCTATCTCGGCATGTGCGGGCACGGCACGATCGGGCTCGTCGTGTCGCTCGCGCACATGGGGCGGATCGGGCCGGGACGGCACCGCATCGAAACGCCGGTCGGCGCGGTCGAGGCGGCGCTGAACCAAGACGGCGCCGTCGCAGTGCGCAACGTGCCCGCGTATCGCCACCGCAAGGCCGTGCAGGTCGACGTGCCTGGCTATGGCGTGCTGACCGGCGACATCGGCTGGGGCGGCAACTGGTTTTTCCTCGTCGCCGAGCATGGCCACGAGCTCGAAGCCGCGAACATCGCGAGCCTGACGGCGTTCAGCTCGACGATTCGCGACGCGCTGATCGCACAGAACATCACCGGCGCGAACGGCGCGCTGATCGACCATATCGAGCTGTTCGGACCGGGCTCGCGCAAGGGCCTCGACAGCCGCAGTTTCGTGCTGTGTCCGGGCAATGCGTACGACCGCTCGCCGTGTGGCACCGGCACGAGCGCGAAGGTCGCGTGTCTCGCGGCCGACGGCAAGCTCGCCGAAGGCGCGGTGTGGCGCCAGGAGAGCATCATCGGCAGCGTGTTCGAGGCGAGCTATCGCGCCGCGGGCGACGGCGTCCATGTGATTCCAACCATCACCGGTCACGCGCACGTGATGGCCGAGGGGCGTCTGTGTTTCGATGAGCGCGATCCGTTCGCGTGGGGTATCCGGACCGCATGA
- a CDS encoding response regulator transcription factor — MRVAVLQRDPVMRRSIESMLVRAGHFCAAYDDGRAMSKSLVHSTMDLLVLDWQDTRPAGADLLRSMRVVAGEHVPIMFVSNDRSEESMVRALAGGADEYLALPLRDAEFRARVAALLRRAYPESFSAATCFEIGPYRFDTVRRAVALRGKPVPLSPTQYRIAVLLFSNIDRVMSRDHIFATVWGRELREYTRTIDSHVSRLRLSLAIEPRNGFRLQPVYRSGYRLLRVGDHVLGG, encoded by the coding sequence ATGCGCGTAGCTGTCCTTCAGCGTGACCCGGTCATGCGTCGGTCCATTGAATCAATGCTGGTGAGAGCCGGCCATTTCTGCGCGGCGTATGACGACGGCCGCGCGATGTCGAAATCGCTCGTGCACTCCACGATGGATCTGCTGGTGCTCGACTGGCAGGATACGCGGCCCGCCGGCGCGGACCTGTTGCGCTCGATGCGCGTCGTGGCAGGCGAGCACGTGCCGATCATGTTCGTGTCGAACGACAGATCGGAGGAAAGCATGGTGCGCGCGCTCGCTGGCGGTGCCGACGAATACCTCGCGTTGCCGTTGCGGGACGCCGAGTTTCGCGCGCGAGTCGCGGCGCTGCTGCGGCGCGCTTACCCGGAGAGCTTCAGCGCCGCGACCTGCTTCGAGATCGGCCCTTACCGTTTCGACACGGTCCGCCGGGCCGTCGCGCTGCGCGGCAAGCCGGTGCCGTTGTCACCCACGCAGTACCGGATCGCGGTACTGCTCTTTTCCAACATCGATCGCGTGATGTCGCGCGACCATATCTTCGCGACGGTGTGGGGCCGCGAGCTGCGCGAATACACGCGGACCATCGACAGTCACGTGTCGCGGCTGCGTCTGTCGCTCGCGATCGAGCCGCGTAATGGTTTCCGGCTGCAGCCTGTATACAGGAGCGGCTACCGGTTGCTGCGGGTCGGCGACCATGTGCTCGGGGGGTGA
- a CDS encoding (2Fe-2S)-binding protein has product MTDPDAASIRLTVDGCSIEVKPGTIVAAALAIAGIRGSRLSVKGEPRAALCGMGVCQECRVTIDGRSHVLACQTLCRDGQRVLTRNGTVHA; this is encoded by the coding sequence ATGACTGACCCTGACGCGGCTAGCATCCGATTGACGGTCGACGGTTGCAGCATCGAAGTGAAACCCGGCACGATCGTGGCCGCGGCGCTCGCTATTGCGGGCATCCGCGGCTCGCGTCTGTCGGTCAAAGGCGAGCCGCGCGCCGCGCTGTGCGGGATGGGCGTGTGCCAGGAGTGCCGCGTGACGATCGACGGTCGCTCGCACGTGCTCGCGTGCCAGACGCTGTGCCGCGACGGCCAGCGCGTGCTGACACGAAACGGGACAGTACACGCATGA